The window TCATGACATACGACTGGCCCTGTGCTCTCATAGCTTCCTCGTCTTCAGAGAGGATACCACATTCAGATGACCACGCTTCGATATTTTTGCGGGTCGTTTTCTCAAACCACCTTTTTCTAAATGGAAGTTCTGCCTCTTTCATCCAGCCTTCTAATAAAGGATGAAGCTCTGTACGAATGGCCTCAAAATTTTCATCAAAAAACAAATTGTCCATCTGAAACGGATCTTTGTCTCGGTCGTACAGCCAACCGCCGGGTTCGTCCCACACTGTCCAATTCGGTTTGCCCCCCAAGCGCGTTTTCCCCTTGACACTATAGACCCAGTCCTTTGTCACAACGGTTCGATGAACAGGACAAGGACTCGATATGGAATTCATATTGCTAAAATGAAATAAAAATACAGAATCGGGGTCAGGTCCGCCTGATTCTGCTATAATATTTCTACTGTGATTTATACCAGGACAGGCTTTTAAATAGTCTAAAGACTCCAGGCTCGCTTTATCACTTTTTTCCGCCAACATTTCGTCCAATCCCGCCAAATGGCAAAAGGTCGGAAAAAAATCAATGAATGAGAGGAGTTCATCCGCTTCCCGACCAGGAGTTTCAATACCTTTATTCCAGCGCACGAGAAACGGTATTCTCGATGACGGGTCATGCGGCCATCGCTTTTGCCCTCCTGCAACATTCTGAGCACCACCCATAGCACCATGGTCGGACGTATAGATGACAATGGTATTATCTCGAACACTTTCCGGCTGGTTATCGAGCCAATCCAAAACCCGCCCCAATTGCTCATCCACCGCAGTAATACTGCCATAATAGTCATAGTTATTAACCGCATTACGGATGCGGTCATATGGCATATAAACGGGGTTGTCTATGTAGCTCTGATAGGGCTTTAAGGCTTTTGCAGGATGATTTTCATCATGTCGATACAACTCCGGATAGTCAGAACGGTGTGAAAAATCTCCCCACTCCGGCGCGCTATCTGTTCCGGTAAATGGACCATGTGGATCTTGCATGCAAAGCGTGAGAAAAAAAGGAGACGCATCAATGTCATGCCTGTCCAGTAAAGCGAGGGCTTGATCGGTTTGACCAATTATTTTATAGGGATGGTTTGGGAAAGCTGGAAAAGAAAATGTATCGCATTTCGAAACGCCTGTATATGGGATATCACTCCCATCTCCTAAAATATCCCCTGGATCCAGATCCTGAAAATCCCCGCCGTTATGGCAATATATCATGCTGTCATGTTTCTCATTTGACCATATATACGATTCATCATAACCCGCATTTTGAGCATTGTTCTCTAAACCCTGATGCCATTTCCCAACATGAAAAGTTGAATACCCCGCATTCTTAAACAAGAATCCCAAAGTTTTATTTGCATTATTCTTTTCATCTACTCGATCATTCAAATCCATATGATTTGCAATTCCGCCCCATTGAAAGGGCCATCGACCCGTTTGATAGATCGCCCTTGCAGGCGAGCAGATGGGCAGATTCGTATAACAATTTTTAAAGCTAACCCCCTCTTTCGCCATGCGCTCCATATTAGGCGTATAAATTTCAAAATGATCTTTTAAGGGATTTGTAAATGACATAGCGTCATAGCGATGTGTATCGCTTAAAATAAAAATGAAATTGGCAGGTAGTTTTTGCATCACAATTAATCCTCAACAATGGCCTTTTCAACCAGTTTTTGAAAGTAGGCTTTCCCTTTGTCGTGAGTTTGAAAATTGGGCGGCGGAAAAATCGCCATCCTTCCCCAATCGTCGTTCGTTTCATCCATATGCGTCTTCATTATCCCGTCCAGTTCTTCAACGATATCGCGATGTGATGCCCTGTTCACCAGGTTATGCATCTCCAACGGATCGTTTCTCAAATCAAACAACACTTCTGGTCCAGATTTTGTCGCTGCATACAACCAGTCGTGTGTACGCACCCCTCGCCTCGCCGTGAGCACTTTTTCTGGGCCATCCGATTCCATCAACCATTTATAGTGGATCACATCGTGGCCTGACGTCATTTCACCTCGTAACACAGGTGCAAAACTCGTTCCCTGTACGCTGTCTGGAATCGGGATCTCACACAACTCTAAGAGTGTCGGCATTAAATCAACACCCGGATAGACCAGACCATCGACCACGCGGTCACCAGCCACTTTTTCGGGCCAACGCACAATCAAAGGCACGCGCATCGAAGCTTCATAATAGATGCGTTTGTCATATAAACCGTGCTCGCCAGCCATCTCACCGTGATCGCTCACAAAATACACAATCGTATTGTCGCACAATCCCTTCTCATCCAGATAATCCATAATGCGTCCGACATTATCATCAATCGCCGTGACCATGCCATAATACCTGGCCAAAAATGCCCGGCTTCCCGCCGCATCGGGTGAATTTTCTCGCACAGGTACTTCGCCTTCAGCATACATGGCTTCATATTCTTCCGGCATCACTAAGGGAGGATGAGGTGGTCCCCAGGAAACCATCGCCAAAAAAGGCCGTTCATCGGTTTCATCCAAAAACTCAAGCAAATGGTCTGTCTGAACGTCCGGTTCATACCGCTTGCTGACACGCGGAGTCGGATCATCCTGGCGATAGAAGATAGAATTAAAATACTCATGCCCTCGATTAAAACCGACAAACCAATCAAAGCCCAGCCTGCGATCCGGTGGGATATAGCCATGCTTGATGCCACCATCCAGATGCCACTTGCCAATATAGCCCGTTCGATAACCATGGTCTCGAAACACTTCTGCCAAAAAAGTCTGCCCCAGTGAAATCGGATAGTGATTGGCATACATGCCATGAGCGTGCGCAAACTTACCCGTCATCACGGAAGCCCGAAACGGACAACACAGCGGAAACGATGCATAAGCATGATCAAACCGCACGCCCTGACTTGCCAAACGATCAATATGCGGTGTCTTCACCAGAGGATTACCCGAACAGCCCATGGCATCAAACCGCATCTGGTCGGGGTAGAGTATCAACACATTTGGTTTACCCACAGTGCCTCCCATCAATATGTGTATTCAAATAATGACCTCTCAATATAGTACCTGTTAAAGAAATCGCAAGCCATCATTCAGATTTTCAATCCCCGGGAAAATGTCTTATATTGGCTCCTCTTGCTGAACTCAAATGCAACCGACACCATCCAAATCTTGGAAACCAATCCATGCCAGACGCCGTCCCCTTGATCCAAATAGTGCCTACCTATGGTGAGGCTCGTGTATTCATTGATTGCAATCGGAAAGCGGATAAACCCATCAATAGAAATCTTTTCGGAAAATTTACAGAGCATCTCGGTCGCAACATCTACAATGGGATGTGGGCGCAGATCTTAGAGAACACTTCCTTCGCAGACTGGTCTTTCTTTAGCCGGATCTGGACGCCAGAAGCCGACCGTCTAAGGGACCTCGATATCGAGCGACAC is drawn from Gemmatimonadota bacterium and contains these coding sequences:
- a CDS encoding sulfatase-like hydrolase/transferase; amino-acid sequence: MQKLPANFIFILSDTHRYDAMSFTNPLKDHFEIYTPNMERMAKEGVSFKNCYTNLPICSPARAIYQTGRWPFQWGGIANHMDLNDRVDEKNNANKTLGFLFKNAGYSTFHVGKWHQGLENNAQNAGYDESYIWSNEKHDSMIYCHNGGDFQDLDPGDILGDGSDIPYTGVSKCDTFSFPAFPNHPYKIIGQTDQALALLDRHDIDASPFFLTLCMQDPHGPFTGTDSAPEWGDFSHRSDYPELYRHDENHPAKALKPYQSYIDNPVYMPYDRIRNAVNNYDYYGSITAVDEQLGRVLDWLDNQPESVRDNTIVIYTSDHGAMGGAQNVAGGQKRWPHDPSSRIPFLVRWNKGIETPGREADELLSFIDFFPTFCHLAGLDEMLAEKSDKASLESLDYLKACPGINHSRNIIAESGGPDPDSVFLFHFSNMNSISSPCPVHRTVVTKDWVYSVKGKTRLGGKPNWTVWDEPGGWLYDRDKDPFQMDNLFFDENFEAIRTELHPLLEGWMKEAELPFRKRWFEKTTRKNIEAWSSECGILSEDEEAMRAQGQSYVMNL
- a CDS encoding sulfatase, with the protein product MGKPNVLILYPDQMRFDAMGCSGNPLVKTPHIDRLASQGVRFDHAYASFPLCCPFRASVMTGKFAHAHGMYANHYPISLGQTFLAEVFRDHGYRTGYIGKWHLDGGIKHGYIPPDRRLGFDWFVGFNRGHEYFNSIFYRQDDPTPRVSKRYEPDVQTDHLLEFLDETDERPFLAMVSWGPPHPPLVMPEEYEAMYAEGEVPVRENSPDAAGSRAFLARYYGMVTAIDDNVGRIMDYLDEKGLCDNTIVYFVSDHGEMAGEHGLYDKRIYYEASMRVPLIVRWPEKVAGDRVVDGLVYPGVDLMPTLLELCEIPIPDSVQGTSFAPVLRGEMTSGHDVIHYKWLMESDGPEKVLTARRGVRTHDWLYAATKSGPEVLFDLRNDPLEMHNLVNRASHRDIVEELDGIMKTHMDETNDDWGRMAIFPPPNFQTHDKGKAYFQKLVEKAIVED